A portion of the Meriones unguiculatus strain TT.TT164.6M chromosome 14, Bangor_MerUng_6.1, whole genome shotgun sequence genome contains these proteins:
- the Erf gene encoding ETS domain-containing transcription factor ERF isoform X1, with amino-acid sequence MLCPMRKAGFAFPDWAYKPESSPGSRQIQLWHFILELLRKEEYQGVIAWQGDYGEFVIKDPDEVARLWGVRKCKPQMNYDKLSRALRYYYNKRILHKTKGKRFTYKFNFNKLVLVNYPFIDVGLAGGAVPQSAPPVPSGGSHFRFPPSTPSEVLSPTEDPRSPPACSSSSSSLFSAVVARRLGRGSVSDCSDGTSELEEPLGDDPRARPPGPPELGAFRGPPLARLPHDPGVFRVYPRPRGGPEPLSPFPVSPLAGPGSLLPPQLSPALPMTPTHLAYTPSPTLSPMFPGGGGGGPSGSGGGSHFSFSPEDMKRYLQAHTQSVYNYHLSPRAFLHYPGLVVPQPQRPDKCPLPPLAPETPPVPSSASSSSSSSSSPFKFKLQPPPLGRRQRAAEKAPGGADKSPGALEGAGALAPPPPPPQIKVEPISEGESEEVEVTDISDEDEEDGEVFKAPRAPPAPPKPEPGEAAGPAQCMPLKLRFKRRWSEDCRLEGGGGLPGAPDEEGEDKKVRGDAGPGEAAGPLTPRRVSSDLQHATAQLSLEHRDS; translated from the exons ATGCTGTGTCCGATGAGGAAAGCCG GGTTTGCCTTCCCAGATTGGGCCTACAAGCCGGAGTCGTCCCCTGGCTCGAGGCAGATCCAGCTGTGGCACTTCATCCTGGAGCTGCTGCGGAAGGAGGAGTACCAGGGCGTCATCGCCTGGCAGGGGGACTACGGGGAATTCGTCATCAAGGACCCTGATGAGGTGGCCCGCCTCTGGGGGGTCCGCAAGTGCAAGCCGCAGATGAACTATGACAAGCTGAGCCGGGCCCTGCG CTACTACTACAACAAGCGCATTCTGCACAAGACCAAGGGGAAGAGGTTCACCTACAAGTTCAACTTCAACAAGCTGGTGCTGGTTAACTACCCTTTCATCGACGTGGGGCTGGCCG GGGGCGCGGTGCCCCAGAGCGCCCCGCCGGTGCCGTCGGGTGGCAGCCACTTCCGGTTCCCTCCCTCCACGCCGTCCGAGGTGCTGTCGCCCACTGAGGACCCCCGCTCCCCGCCGGCCTGCTCCTCCTCGTCCTCTTCTCTGTTCTCGGCCGTGGTGGCCCGCCGCCTGGGCCGGGGCTCGGTCAGCGACTGCAGCGACGGCACGTCGGAGCTGGAGGAGCCGCTGGGCGACGACCCGCGGGCGCGGCCTCCCGGGCCCCCGGAGCTGGGCGCCTTCCGCGGGCCGCCCCTGGCGCGCCTCCCGCACGACCCCGGCGTGTTCCGCGTGTACCCGCGGCCCCGGGGCGGCCCCGAGCCCCTGAGCCCGTTCCCCGTGTCGCCGCTGGCCGGGCCCGGCTCGCTGCTGCCGCCGCAGCTGTCCCCCGCCCTGCCCATGACGCCCACGCACCTGGCCTACACGCCGTCGCCCACCCTGAGCCCCATGTtccccggcggcggcggcggcgggcccAGCGGCTCGGGGGGCGGCTCCCACTTCTCCTTCAGCCCCGAGGACATGAAGCGGTACCTGCAGGCCCACACCCAAAGCGTCTACAACTACCACCTCAGCCCGCGCGCCTTCCTGCACTACCCGGGGCTGGTGGTGCCCCAGCCCCAGCGCCCCGACAAGTGCCCGCTGCCGCCCCTGGCCCCCGAGACGCCGCCCGTACCCTCCTCagcctcctcgtcctcctcctcctcctcgtccccGTTCAAGTTCAAGCTGCAGCCCCCCCCGCTGGGCCGGCGACAGCGGGCGGCCGAGAAGGCTCCGGGGGGCGCCGACAAGAGCCCGGGCGCGCTGGAGGGGGCGGGCGCGCTGgcccccccgccgccgccgccccagATCAAGGTGGAGCCCATCTCGGAGGGCGAGTCGGAGGAGGTGGAGGTGACTGACATCAGCGACGAGGACGAGGAGGACGGGGAGGTGTTCAAGGCCCCCCGCGCGCCGCCCGCGCCCCCCAAGCCCGAGCCCGGAGAGGCGGCCGGGCCCGCGCAGTGCATGCCCCTCAAGCTGCGCTTCAAGCGGCGCTGGAGCGAGGACTGCCGCCTGGAGGGGGGCGGGGGCCTCCCCGGCGCGCCCGACGAGGAGGGCGAGGACAAGAAGGTGCGTGGCGACGCGGGCCCCGGGGAGGCCGCGGGCCCCCTCACCCCGCGCCGGGTGAGCTCAGACCTCCAGCACGCCACGGCCCAGCTCTCCCTGGAGCACCGCGATTCCTGA
- the Gsk3a gene encoding glycogen synthase kinase-3 alpha, translating into MSGGGPSGGGPGGSGRARTSSFAEPGGGGGGGGGGPGGSASGPGGTSGGKSSVGAMGGGVGASSSGVVPSSSGGGGSGGPGAGTSFPPPGVKLGRDSGKVTTVVATLGQGPERSQEVAYTDIKVIGNGSFGVVYQARLAETRELVAIKKVLQDKRFKNRELQIMRKLDHCNIVRLRYFFYSSGEKKDELYLNLVLEYVPETVYRVARHFTKAKLIIPIIYVKVYMYQLFRSLAYIHSQGVCHRDIKPQNLLVDPDTAVLKLCDFGSAKQLVRGEPNVSYICSRYYRAPELIFGATDYTSSIDVWSAGCVLAELLLGQPIFPGDSGVDQLVEIIKVLGTPTREQIREMNPNYTEFKFPQIKAHPWTKVFKSRTPPEAIALCSSLLEYTPSSRLSPLEACAHSFFDELRSLGTQLPNNRPLPPLFNFSPSELAIQPSLNAILVPPHLRSPAGSAALSTSSQALTETQTSQDWQATDATPTLASSS; encoded by the exons ATGAGCGGCGGCGGGCCTTCGGGAGGCGGCCCTGGGGGCTCGGGCCGGGCGCGGACCAGCTCGTTCGCGGAGCCAGgcggcggaggcggaggcggtgGCGGCGGCCCCGGGGGCTCGGCCTCCGGCCCAGGAGGCACTAGCGGCGGGAAGTCGTCAGTCGGGGCTATGGGTGGGGGCGTGGGAGCCTCGAGCTCCGGGGTTGTCCCCAGCAGCAGCGGCGGAGGAGGCAGCGGTGGCCCCGGCGCGGGCACTAGCTTCCCGCCGCCCGGAGTGAAGCTGGGCC GTGACAGCGGGAAGGTGACCACAGTGGTGGCCACTCTGGGCCAAGGCCCGGAGCGTTCCCAAGAGGTGGCTTACACCGACATCAAAGTGATCGGGAATGGTTCGTTTGGAGTCGTGTACCAGGCACGGCTGGCAGAGACAAGGGAACTGGTGGCCATCAAGAAGGTTCTTCAGGACAAAAGGTTCAAG AACCGAGAGCTGCAGATCATGCGGAAGCTGGACCACTGCAACATTGTGAGGCTGCGGTACTTCTTCTACTCCAGCGGGGAGAAG aAAGATGAGCTGTATTTAAATCTGGTGCTGGAATATGTTCCTGAGACGGTGTACCGGGTGGCCCGCCACTTTACCAAGGCCAAGCTGATCATCCCTATCATCTACGTGAAG GTGTACATGTACCAGCTCTTCCGGAGCTTGGCCTACATCCACTCCCAAGGCGTGTGTCACCGCGACATCAAGCCGCAGAATCTGCTTGTGGACCCCGACACTGCTGTCCTCAAGCTCTGTGATTTTGGCAG TGCAAAGCAGTTGGTTCGGGGGGAGCCCAATGTCTCCTACATCTGTTCTCGGTACTACCGCGCCCCAGAGCTGATCTTTGGAGCCACAGATTACACCTCATCCATCG ATGTGTGGTCAGCTGGCTGTGTGCTGGCTGAGCTTCTTCTCGGCCAGCCCATCTTCCCTGGGGACAGTGGGGTGGACCAGCTTGTGGAGATCATcaag GTACTAGGAACGCCAACCAGGGAGCAGATCCGAGAGATGAACCCAAACTACACAGAGTTCAAGTTCCCCCAGATCAAAGCTCACCCCTGGACAAAG GTGTTCAAATCCCGGACACCACCGGAGGCCATTGCACTCTGCTCGAGCCTGCTGGAGTACACGCCGTCCTCACGGCTGTCCCCACTGGAGGCCTGCGCACACAGCTTCTTTGATGAGCTGCGGTCCCTTGGAACCCAGCTCCCCAACAACCGCCCGCTTCCCCCCCTCTTCAACTTCAGTCCTAGTG AACTCGCCATCCAGCCGTCTCTCAACGCCATTCTCGTCCCTCCTCACTTGAGGTCCCCAGCAGGCTCCGCTGCCCTCTCCACGTCCTCACAAG CTTTAACTGAGACTCAGACCAGCCAAGACTGGCAGGCAACTGATGCCACACCTACCCTCGCCAGTTCTTCCTGA
- the Erf gene encoding ETS domain-containing transcription factor ERF isoform X3, with the protein MNYDKLSRALRYYYNKRILHKTKGKRFTYKFNFNKLVLVNYPFIDVGLAGGAVPQSAPPVPSGGSHFRFPPSTPSEVLSPTEDPRSPPACSSSSSSLFSAVVARRLGRGSVSDCSDGTSELEEPLGDDPRARPPGPPELGAFRGPPLARLPHDPGVFRVYPRPRGGPEPLSPFPVSPLAGPGSLLPPQLSPALPMTPTHLAYTPSPTLSPMFPGGGGGGPSGSGGGSHFSFSPEDMKRYLQAHTQSVYNYHLSPRAFLHYPGLVVPQPQRPDKCPLPPLAPETPPVPSSASSSSSSSSSPFKFKLQPPPLGRRQRAAEKAPGGADKSPGALEGAGALAPPPPPPQIKVEPISEGESEEVEVTDISDEDEEDGEVFKAPRAPPAPPKPEPGEAAGPAQCMPLKLRFKRRWSEDCRLEGGGGLPGAPDEEGEDKKVRGDAGPGEAAGPLTPRRVSSDLQHATAQLSLEHRDS; encoded by the exons ATGAACTATGACAAGCTGAGCCGGGCCCTGCG CTACTACTACAACAAGCGCATTCTGCACAAGACCAAGGGGAAGAGGTTCACCTACAAGTTCAACTTCAACAAGCTGGTGCTGGTTAACTACCCTTTCATCGACGTGGGGCTGGCCG GGGGCGCGGTGCCCCAGAGCGCCCCGCCGGTGCCGTCGGGTGGCAGCCACTTCCGGTTCCCTCCCTCCACGCCGTCCGAGGTGCTGTCGCCCACTGAGGACCCCCGCTCCCCGCCGGCCTGCTCCTCCTCGTCCTCTTCTCTGTTCTCGGCCGTGGTGGCCCGCCGCCTGGGCCGGGGCTCGGTCAGCGACTGCAGCGACGGCACGTCGGAGCTGGAGGAGCCGCTGGGCGACGACCCGCGGGCGCGGCCTCCCGGGCCCCCGGAGCTGGGCGCCTTCCGCGGGCCGCCCCTGGCGCGCCTCCCGCACGACCCCGGCGTGTTCCGCGTGTACCCGCGGCCCCGGGGCGGCCCCGAGCCCCTGAGCCCGTTCCCCGTGTCGCCGCTGGCCGGGCCCGGCTCGCTGCTGCCGCCGCAGCTGTCCCCCGCCCTGCCCATGACGCCCACGCACCTGGCCTACACGCCGTCGCCCACCCTGAGCCCCATGTtccccggcggcggcggcggcgggcccAGCGGCTCGGGGGGCGGCTCCCACTTCTCCTTCAGCCCCGAGGACATGAAGCGGTACCTGCAGGCCCACACCCAAAGCGTCTACAACTACCACCTCAGCCCGCGCGCCTTCCTGCACTACCCGGGGCTGGTGGTGCCCCAGCCCCAGCGCCCCGACAAGTGCCCGCTGCCGCCCCTGGCCCCCGAGACGCCGCCCGTACCCTCCTCagcctcctcgtcctcctcctcctcctcgtccccGTTCAAGTTCAAGCTGCAGCCCCCCCCGCTGGGCCGGCGACAGCGGGCGGCCGAGAAGGCTCCGGGGGGCGCCGACAAGAGCCCGGGCGCGCTGGAGGGGGCGGGCGCGCTGgcccccccgccgccgccgccccagATCAAGGTGGAGCCCATCTCGGAGGGCGAGTCGGAGGAGGTGGAGGTGACTGACATCAGCGACGAGGACGAGGAGGACGGGGAGGTGTTCAAGGCCCCCCGCGCGCCGCCCGCGCCCCCCAAGCCCGAGCCCGGAGAGGCGGCCGGGCCCGCGCAGTGCATGCCCCTCAAGCTGCGCTTCAAGCGGCGCTGGAGCGAGGACTGCCGCCTGGAGGGGGGCGGGGGCCTCCCCGGCGCGCCCGACGAGGAGGGCGAGGACAAGAAGGTGCGTGGCGACGCGGGCCCCGGGGAGGCCGCGGGCCCCCTCACCCCGCGCCGGGTGAGCTCAGACCTCCAGCACGCCACGGCCCAGCTCTCCCTGGAGCACCGCGATTCCTGA
- the Erf gene encoding ETS domain-containing transcription factor ERF isoform X2: MKTPADTGFAFPDWAYKPESSPGSRQIQLWHFILELLRKEEYQGVIAWQGDYGEFVIKDPDEVARLWGVRKCKPQMNYDKLSRALRYYYNKRILHKTKGKRFTYKFNFNKLVLVNYPFIDVGLAGGAVPQSAPPVPSGGSHFRFPPSTPSEVLSPTEDPRSPPACSSSSSSLFSAVVARRLGRGSVSDCSDGTSELEEPLGDDPRARPPGPPELGAFRGPPLARLPHDPGVFRVYPRPRGGPEPLSPFPVSPLAGPGSLLPPQLSPALPMTPTHLAYTPSPTLSPMFPGGGGGGPSGSGGGSHFSFSPEDMKRYLQAHTQSVYNYHLSPRAFLHYPGLVVPQPQRPDKCPLPPLAPETPPVPSSASSSSSSSSSPFKFKLQPPPLGRRQRAAEKAPGGADKSPGALEGAGALAPPPPPPQIKVEPISEGESEEVEVTDISDEDEEDGEVFKAPRAPPAPPKPEPGEAAGPAQCMPLKLRFKRRWSEDCRLEGGGGLPGAPDEEGEDKKVRGDAGPGEAAGPLTPRRVSSDLQHATAQLSLEHRDS, encoded by the exons ATGAAGACCCCGGCGGACACag GGTTTGCCTTCCCAGATTGGGCCTACAAGCCGGAGTCGTCCCCTGGCTCGAGGCAGATCCAGCTGTGGCACTTCATCCTGGAGCTGCTGCGGAAGGAGGAGTACCAGGGCGTCATCGCCTGGCAGGGGGACTACGGGGAATTCGTCATCAAGGACCCTGATGAGGTGGCCCGCCTCTGGGGGGTCCGCAAGTGCAAGCCGCAGATGAACTATGACAAGCTGAGCCGGGCCCTGCG CTACTACTACAACAAGCGCATTCTGCACAAGACCAAGGGGAAGAGGTTCACCTACAAGTTCAACTTCAACAAGCTGGTGCTGGTTAACTACCCTTTCATCGACGTGGGGCTGGCCG GGGGCGCGGTGCCCCAGAGCGCCCCGCCGGTGCCGTCGGGTGGCAGCCACTTCCGGTTCCCTCCCTCCACGCCGTCCGAGGTGCTGTCGCCCACTGAGGACCCCCGCTCCCCGCCGGCCTGCTCCTCCTCGTCCTCTTCTCTGTTCTCGGCCGTGGTGGCCCGCCGCCTGGGCCGGGGCTCGGTCAGCGACTGCAGCGACGGCACGTCGGAGCTGGAGGAGCCGCTGGGCGACGACCCGCGGGCGCGGCCTCCCGGGCCCCCGGAGCTGGGCGCCTTCCGCGGGCCGCCCCTGGCGCGCCTCCCGCACGACCCCGGCGTGTTCCGCGTGTACCCGCGGCCCCGGGGCGGCCCCGAGCCCCTGAGCCCGTTCCCCGTGTCGCCGCTGGCCGGGCCCGGCTCGCTGCTGCCGCCGCAGCTGTCCCCCGCCCTGCCCATGACGCCCACGCACCTGGCCTACACGCCGTCGCCCACCCTGAGCCCCATGTtccccggcggcggcggcggcgggcccAGCGGCTCGGGGGGCGGCTCCCACTTCTCCTTCAGCCCCGAGGACATGAAGCGGTACCTGCAGGCCCACACCCAAAGCGTCTACAACTACCACCTCAGCCCGCGCGCCTTCCTGCACTACCCGGGGCTGGTGGTGCCCCAGCCCCAGCGCCCCGACAAGTGCCCGCTGCCGCCCCTGGCCCCCGAGACGCCGCCCGTACCCTCCTCagcctcctcgtcctcctcctcctcctcgtccccGTTCAAGTTCAAGCTGCAGCCCCCCCCGCTGGGCCGGCGACAGCGGGCGGCCGAGAAGGCTCCGGGGGGCGCCGACAAGAGCCCGGGCGCGCTGGAGGGGGCGGGCGCGCTGgcccccccgccgccgccgccccagATCAAGGTGGAGCCCATCTCGGAGGGCGAGTCGGAGGAGGTGGAGGTGACTGACATCAGCGACGAGGACGAGGAGGACGGGGAGGTGTTCAAGGCCCCCCGCGCGCCGCCCGCGCCCCCCAAGCCCGAGCCCGGAGAGGCGGCCGGGCCCGCGCAGTGCATGCCCCTCAAGCTGCGCTTCAAGCGGCGCTGGAGCGAGGACTGCCGCCTGGAGGGGGGCGGGGGCCTCCCCGGCGCGCCCGACGAGGAGGGCGAGGACAAGAAGGTGCGTGGCGACGCGGGCCCCGGGGAGGCCGCGGGCCCCCTCACCCCGCGCCGGGTGAGCTCAGACCTCCAGCACGCCACGGCCCAGCTCTCCCTGGAGCACCGCGATTCCTGA